The sequence below is a genomic window from Thalassomonas haliotis.
TGTATGTCATGTAATGTGGCTTGTGCTGGTCAATATGAAAAAAAACGGCTTTACCCTGATAGAACTGGTTACGGTGATCGTTATCTTGGCTGTGCTTGCCGTGGTAGCCCTGCCCAGGTTTATTGATTTGAGTGACGATGCCAATAAGGCCGTGACGGCATCGGTAATGGCAAGTTTTCACGGGGCTGCCGGACAGCTGCATTTGAAGTGGAATGTTTTGGGGGAGCCGTCGAGTATTGATGTTGGCGGCAATACCATACCTATGAGTGAAGAAGGTTATCCTGACAGCAGCACCGCAGACAGTGATGGCTGTCTGGAGATATGGGAAAATATTATGGATACTTCCATTAATATTGTCGTTTATCCGGGGACTGTGGCGACAGCTGAATGGTCTGCATTACGTTTTGGTCCGGCCTGTGTTTACATTAATCATAACGGCGATGTTTTCAATAATATTGAGACGCCTTTTTTCTCCTATTTTCCAACGACAGGTACCGGGGTTGGCTTTAACTTGGATTAAAGTTAAGCTGTGGTTGATTTGCTTAACCGGCATGTGACTTCCTGAAATCTCCGGGTGTCATGCCGGTTTCCTTTTTAAAGGCCTTATAAAAAGAGGATCGGGCATTAAAACCTACCTCAAGCGCTATGGTTAATACGTTGGCGTTATTGTCGATAATCATCGGCTTGGCACTTTTGATGCGCCATTGGTTGATAAAGTCGAAAAAGGTGCTGTCCAGGGTTTCGTTTAACGTCTGCGAGATGTAGTTAGGGGAGATGGCCAGGTGCTGAGCCAGCTTGTTTAATGACAGCGTGGCGTCGAGGTAGAGCTGTTCCTGTACCATTGCCGCGTTGATTTTGTCGGCGATACGCAAGGCCTGCTCTTCACTTAAGGCCGAGCGCTGATATTTCTTGTTGTGGCCGGTTTCAGCTTTTTTTGTCTCACTAGGTGTTGTTTCGCGATTAGTTTCCTCAGTATCACCGGCACTGCAATTTGTTCTCTTATCATCAAGGGGATTGATTTTAAGGGCTTCACTGTCGCCATAACGCCCCTCGAATCCCGGTTTTTGTCTTAAACCAAGGTAGGCCAGGCTCCATACCAGCAGCAGTGACAGGCTTGCTTCAAGTCGGCTGGTGAATGTACTTTCCAGCGCCAAATCTGACATCATTGCCAGCAGGGAGAGTATCCAGGTGCTAACGACTAAAAGTAATAAGGCGTATAACCAGCCAAGCTCCCGGTTGTCGTTGTTGGCAAATAAGTCTTTTAACTGTTTTCGGTATTGAGACAAACGCGTCACGATGCGGGTGACATAATAGCCCGACTGTACAACCCAGACGATTAGCGCCAGGAACACACTGATGACAGTGACCAGGGGCAGGCCTGAATCAGCCTCAACGCCGTCGATAAAAATGGCTTGTCTCTGTGCTGACGGCAGTGCGAGTATTAAGCCGGTGATGACCAGGCCAAAACCTGCGGGAACAAAGTGGAGCAGGTGCTTGCCTTGTATTTTCCAGGGGCTGTCACAAGTGAGCGCTTGCACATAAAGATAAAAGCTCGGCCCCAGCAGGAACCAGGCGGGAAACACCGCCGCTATATACAGGCCATACCAGGCTGGCAACAGCAGATAAAATGCCGGGCCGGTTGCCAGTACTGCGGTAGCAAGAAAGTAAGCGGCAAGCGGCAGCCTGGTTTGCCTTTGTTTTGCATCGGCTAACAGCAGGGGAATAGACAGGACTATTTGTCCAAGAGTCGCCATGGTAACGGCAAATATCAGCAGATCTTCCAAGTTCACTTTTCCTGTGGGTTGCGTATCTTAAAGAATATCATGTCTTAACGGACATTATCTGTTTTGTTGTGAACAGTATTCAAAGCGAAAAAGTGTCCGCGCTAGTAGTCTCGGACGACTTCAAGGCCTTTATCCGTCAGTCTTAGCGCTGAAGACGGTCATCTTTTCTTTTGGCTGAAATTAAAAATCACTCCGGCATTATACCGGTAAAAAAATGCAAGAAGAATATAAGGAAAGAATATGAGTAACCTGCAAAAATTTGCTGGCATCGCAGCAATTTCACAAGCCCTGATCTATATCCTGGCTTTTATTGTTTTCGGGGCGGTATTGCAATATCCGACAGGTGATGATGTTATGCTGAAATTTCAGTTTTTAGCCGATAACCTGTTACTCTTGTCGGTGATGAATCTGATTGCTTATGTATTGTTTGGTATTTTGCTGACGGTGATGGTCATGGCACTACATGAAAGGTTCAAACAACAGGCCGGGGCCTTATCCCGGTTTGCCTGCGTGTTTGGTTTTCTCTGGGTCGGCCTGGTAATTGCCAGCGGCATGATCGACAACATAGGCATGGCTGCCGTACTGAAACTTTCTGAAACCGAACCTGAACAGGCCCGGATCATGTGGTTAACCCTGATGGTGCTCGTTGAAGGTATCGGCGGCGGTAATGAGCTTGTCGGCGGTTTATGGGTACTAGTGTTAAGTTTTGCCGGTTGGAAAAGCCACGCTTTGTCAAAACCCTTGTTTTATCTCGGGGTTTTTGTCGGCACTGCCGGTATCTCAACCTGTTATCCGGCAGACGTGCTCACGGAAATTTTTGGCTTGAGTCAGATTGTCTGGTTTATCTGGATGGGGATCTTTATGCTCAGTAATAAGTTGCCGGAGCAGGATTCGGCGCTTCACTCCGGTCTTTGTACTACCGCAGCTAAATAGCCTTATATTTGGCGTACTGTGTTTGTGCCCGGCTAAAGCGCTAATTTAGCCGGGAACGGACAGGAATTTGCCCCGTTTAATAAAGTTTTTACTGCGCTAGCTTCGTCGCGGAAATCGTTTGATATCAGTTTTTCTACCACTTGCTGCTGTTGCTGATGATTTCAAAGATCCGGTTAAGGGAAGGCACAAAGCAGAGATTGTCAGCTGATTTTATGATAGTGCGTGCTTTACCCTGAACCTGCCAGCGGCAGGGCATTTTCCCTGGCATCTTAAAGGGTGAATTGCCCTGTTAATCATTGGGTTTAGCTGATGATGGCGGTGGTTTTTCCTGGTGGTTATCGCCGGGCAACAAGTCAGCGCCGCTCGGTTTTTAACCCCATCACCAGGCTGACACACATCAAGAGTAACACTAGGGTAAAAGGCAGACCGGTCGAGACGGCGCCGGCCTGCAAGGCTTCAATGGCCTGGGTACCGCCAACCCATAATAAGGTGGCGGCAATTACACCTTCGGTTACCGCCCAAAAAACACGTTGCGGCATCGGGGCTTCAATTTTTCCGCCGGCGGTAATGCTGTCGATAACCAGGGAGCCCGAGTCCGATGAGGTGATAAAAAACACCAACACCAGCACGATAGCAATAACCGAGATCACCTGGCTCATGGGGAGTTGATCGAACATCTGGAACATGGCCAGCGGCACTTCGGTGATGCCTTCTTTGGCTAAAATGCCTACCCCTTTCATGACCTGGTTGATGGCCAGGCCGCCATAAACGGAAATCCAGACCACAGTGACCAGGGTCGGGATCAGTAATACCGCGATAATAAATTCCCTGATAGTGCGCCCTTTCGAGACCCTTGCGATAAACATACCGACAAAGGGGGACCAGGAAATCCACCAGGCCCAGTAGAATACGCTCCAACCCTGGAGCCAGGCTTGATCTTCTCGCCCGTGAGGATTACTCAGCGGGATAATGTTTTCCAGATAGGCGATTAATGTTATCGGAATCGTGCCCAGGGTGATCTTAAAGGCATTAAAAATCACAAATAGCAGTAAGGCCAGGGCAAGCAACATATTGACCTTGCTGAGCAACTTAACCCCGCCTTCCAGGCCGCGGACCACCGAAAATACCGCTAAGGCGGTGACCACGGCAATCACAGTGATCTGCAAAGTGATGCTGTTGTCGATGGCAAAGACATGTTCCATGCCGCTGGCTGCTTGTTGTGCCCCCAGTCCTAAAGAAGTCGCCAGGCCGAACAAGGTGGCGAGCACCGCTAATATATCTACCAGGTGGCCGGGCCAGCCCCAGGTTTTATCGCCGAACAAGGGATAAAAAATCGAGCGGATAGAGAGGGGAAGGCCTTTGTTATAGCTGAAAAAAGCCAGTGACAATGCCACCAGGGTATAGATGGCCCAGGGGTGAAATCCCCAGTGATACATGGTTGCTCCCAGCGCCAGCCGGGCCGCTTCCGGGGTATTGGCTTCAACATGAAGCGGGGTTTTATACCAGGCGGTCAGGTAGGCGACCGGCTCAGCTACGCTCCAGAACATTAAACCTATGCCCATACCGGCGGCAAACAGCATGGCAAACCAGGACAGGCGTGAGTGTCTGGGTTTGGCATCAGCCCCTCCCAGGCGGATGCGGCCAAAAGGCGAGAACGCCAGGGCCAGGCAAAACAAGACAAAGATATTACCGGCCCAGATAAAGAGCAGGTCGAAGTTGGAGATGATTTGCCACTTGAGTCCGTCCAATACCGATTTGGCGTTTTCAGCATCGCTGATTAAGATTGCCAGCAAAAAAAACAGCACTAAACCGACACTGGCGACAAATACCGGGTTGTGAATATCAAAGCCCCATTTTTGGATATTATCCTGGCCTATGGTGTAGCTGGTACTGTGAATACTGTATTTGTCTTTACGATCACTCATCTGGGGTATCGCTCTGTTGGCTGCCGTTTGAAGCTATTAGCTCCTTCTTTGCTGCCGGAGATAAAGCTATCTCTACTAAATTAAGGATGAGTGATAAATTTATCCTTGTAAATTAAGTTAGTAGAGAAAGTTTATGAGTTTATTCCTGTCGCCTTAGTTCGGGGGATTTGCTGCTTTGCTGTAGAGGTGGTTTCTTTCCTGAATTTTTGCCTGAATTTTGACCTTAATAAAGGCTTTGGCAATTTGCATCGAGACCTTGGCGAAATCCCAGAAAACCTCGGTATTGGCATTGATATTGACCGCCACCGACATCTGATATTCTGGGATCACCATCAGCCAGCTTTGCGCGCCCCTGGAAACCCCGCCGTGATTGGCAAAGGTGATATCTCCCAATTCGCTATCGAGTTTTCTGGTGAGCACCCGCCAGCCCAGGGAATAACCGTGAGGAGTTTCACTGCCGTCGGGCAAGGTTTGCGGTGTCCAAAAGGTTTTTCTGGTTGCCGGGGAAATAAAATCGTCCCGTAAAACCGCCATGCCCATTTTTACCAGGTCGGATGAAGTAGAGATAAAACCGCCGCCGGCGAGTCTGTGGCTCAGATCTACCTTACGCCATTTCCTGACCTGTTGGCTGCGCCCTTCATCATTCCAGTAAAAATTGACTAAATTGTCTGAGTTTTCTCCTTTAAATTCTGCCATGGTTGACTGCATGCCTGAAGGGGTAAAGACTTCTTGCTGCATAATGTCGAGATAGGGAGTGGCCGCCGCATTCTCCATTATTGCACTTAATAAAACTGTGCCTAAAGAGGAGTAACTGAAGTTTTTGCCCGGTGAAAATAATAACTCGCTGCTGTCAAAAACCGATAAGGCATCTTCTACCTGCTCATACCTTGTTGATAAAGTAAGGGTTTTATAAAAACCGAGATAGTCGGTGTTTTCTTTATAGTGAGGTAGTCCCGCCATATGGGAAGCCAGCTGGCGCGGGGTGATCTGCCGCCATTGTTCATTTGGCAGGTTTTGCATGTAGTTTGAAATCGGTTGATCCAAGTCGATCAGGTTTGCATCCACCATCCTGGCCAGTGCCGTGCCGGTCAGGGCCTTGGCGGTGCTGCCAATTCGAAACTGGCTTTGTGGGCTTGCCGGTATTTTCGCTTCGATATCCGCCCAGCCGGAGACACCGGCCCAGACGAGTTGATCATTTATCGCTACGGCCGCCGAAATCGCCGGGGCATTAATATCGTTTTTATGCCGGGTTAATAACGCCTGCATTTGCTCGGCGGCATTTTGGTAAACCGGGTTATACAGAATTTGCTGGCCGGGGCTTTCTTTGGGTATGGCTATAAAGCGGTAAAACGGCAGGAAGGCTATTTTATTTTTATGGGCCAGGGTCTGATAAACCGGCCAGGCGAATATTAAAATTATTGCGAAAATCCCGGTTACAGCCAGGGATAAAACCTTTACTTTTGATAACTTAATCATTTTATACATTCCAGAGTTGAGAATGTTTAAAGGCTAAGTAACTCAGGTTATTAAAGCTTATCGTTTTTAAAAAAAGCAGATCATTTTTGAAAATGATCACGATATTCTTTTGGTGATCTGCCGGTTTTCGCTTTAAAGGCCCGGTTAAAGGTGGCCACCGAGCCATAACCCAGCTCCAGTGCCAGGGTTAAAATAGGTTTGCGGATATGACGGATATCTTCCAATTGCGAGCAGGCTTCAACCAGGCGGTAGCTGTTTAGGAAATCGGAAAAGTTTCTAAACCCCAGGTGCTGGTTAATTAATTTACGTAACTGGTGCTCGGGGGTTGCGAGCTCGTTTGCCAGGGCTTTGATGGTTAGTTGTGACTGCATATAAAGGCCGTTTGCCATTTGCTGGCAAAGCTGTTGATAGACGGCTTGATATTCGACCGGGATCACCGGTGCGGTGTTATCCGTTATTTCTTGCTGATTTTCCACTGTGCTTGATAGCGGGGTCAGATCTTTGAAGCTGTCACGGAAAAAATACCAGCTAAATAGGGATGTCGATAATAATACCAGGCCGGCATTGCCGAGGCTGAATAGCGTGGCATCTCTTAATGAGGCGTCGCCGAGTTCTAACATCAGGATCAAAGAAAAGTAGACGCAGCTGGCAAGGGTTAATACCAGGCGGCTGTTGCGCCTGGCAGTCACCAGATCATCTTTGAGATCTTTGAGGGCGATAAAAATAATGTGCAGCAGCAAAATAAGCTGAACGCCGTGATTGATATCATGGAATATACCCCTTCCCTGCAAATAGCCAAAAAAGTATACAAACCACAATATGGCCCCGGCTGCCAGGGTTTTAGCCGTTAACGGCCAGCGTTTAGGGCGCCGGTGCTCTTTTAACATGCCCCCGTTTACCAAGCCCTTGTCTAACAGGGCAAGAGCAAAATACCATAACAGATAGGGGGTAAGTTCAGTGAAAAACAATAAAATCCCCCTGAGTATGCCGTAATGGTGATCCGGTACCGGGGCGGTCAGTAACAGGTAGGCGGACAAACAAACGGCCAGGCTGCTGCCAAGCAGGGCTTTTAGCTCCCGGCTGTCGGATAAAAGATATAAACTTAGCAGCGATAACTGTCCTACGGCTAAAAAGCGCAGCAGGAGATCTAAGAGATCAGGGAAAGATAAAGTCATATGTTAGTTTTGTCGCGGAGCAAATTCAAAGCGGAAAAGCTTAACATCTAACGGATTATCTACAAAGTCCAGCTGTGGCGCTATTTGCCGAAGCGATAAACTTTAAGGCATAAAAAAGCCCGCATCCGGGCTTTTTATCTGCTGATACTCCTGACTGAAAAAGGTAGCCAATGAATGGATTGGGTGCTGAGTTATTTTTTGATGCTAAGATCCTGCTCAAATAACTTCTCATAAGGGCTGGGTTCTTTGATGTCTTCCTGACCTCTTTGTTGTGGATACATGGCCTGTTCGCCATTGGTTAAGTAGCGTATTTGTACATCCGCCTGGGTAAAGTCGGTGATCCTGTGGCAATAACCTATGCGTTTGAACAAGGCGTTACCAAAGCCGTAAACCGGGCCGAAGCGGCCATTGTCTCCCCATTCGTTCCAGTGGCCGGCACCAAGGTTGTTACGGGAGCTGGTGACGATATCGAAGGTCATGCCGTCATTGCCTTTACCTTCCCAGAAGTTACCGACCATTTTGACGCTGTCTCCTTCCTGGGAGTAATGGCCGTGCCAGTTGGGGTAGGTGGTGGAGTACCATTTCCCCCGGATATGGGTGCCGACTACGGCATAAGGCAGGTAGCAAATGTTCTGGGTGGCCCATTGGGTGTGCCCCGGGGCGCTGTCGTTGTAGAAGGTGATTGACCAGAGGTTGCCCAAGTCATAAACATTCGGATCATGCTTGGGGTAGGCCATTGAGTTATGCGCGGTAACCAGCAGGGATGCCGCAATCAAGGTTTTTACTAAAGTAGGCGCTTTCATTGTCTGATTTCCTTTATGCCTCAAATTGATCATCACCCAGTTCAGGTCGAGGCATAGAGCCTGGACTGAGATAAAAATACAGTTAACGGAAATTATTCATGTTTGTTGTGTTCAAACTGTTTCCGGCAGATTTCGCTGCTTTTCATTATCTAGGTGCAGGCAGGGCTGTTTTTATCTCAGGTGTTATCTGCCCCTGTTGTTGTAAAACCGTTTTTGCCGGTGAAGCTTTTTGTTATTGCAGGGAAAAATTTTTGCTGATTTGCTTTTGCTGCTAAATCCCGGCGATATCTGCGGGATGTTATAACCGCAACCGGGAAGTCATTGCTCCCCGGCGGTCTTATTTTTATTCTTGCTAACCCAGCTACAAAAAATATTCCGGGGCATCCGGGATCACGATTCTGGATATGTCCTGGCGCAACTCTGGCGGAATAAGCAAGTCATGCTCTAAATAAACCACTGCATCTCCTGTCTGGGGGTGGAGGGAGAGTTCTATATCGTCATCGAATATCTCATTAAAGAGCGCCAGTTCACCGCTGATAGATTGATTAACATCGGCCCGGTTGACGGTAAATCCCAAAGACTGAAAATGCTCTGAGACTTTTTCAAAGGAAGCGGCAAAAGGACTTGGCGTTTCGGGCCGCTCGCAAGTGAGGATGGTATGGGATTGTGCGTTTTTTTTGCCGTCATCAGGAAAAAACTTAATAACGGCGGAGATCATCTTGCTCATGGCTCTGTACCTCAGGTCTTGATTGAGAGTTAACGGCTCTGCCCTGGGCATGGCTCCAGGGGTAAGCACCGGTTATGTCTAGTTAGTGTTGCCACAGAACAAATTATCTCACTCCGGTAATGGCTTGATAAAAAATGCCGCCAGGGGTCGGCTTGATGGTGGTTTTTTGCCATTTTTCAGGGCGGCTGGATAATGGCGGCGCTGAGCGATTTGCCTTCACAAACTTTTCTTTCAAAGTGAAAGTAATCTACGCTATGTACATGAAAAAATATCTTTCTAAGAAATGGGGCAAACTTTTGGCTGTCTCTCTGGTTTTAGTGAGTTATTTACTTTTGCTTATTTGGGGGGGGCAGGCACAAGCCCTTGATAAGTCAGCCGCCCGGTCATTGGAGCCAGGCACAGCATATAGCGGCATAGTGGGGGACAGGGACAGCTATTTTTTCTCCCTGGCCAGCTCTCAGGCGATGTTGCTGGAAGTCAGCCAGCCCAATACCGACATCAAACTTGTCTTATCCGACACAGCCTTTTCTCCTGTTAACCCCGGGTTTGCCGCCAGTATTCCGGCAAGAAACTGGTTGCCGGAAAAAGTACTGGTGAGTACCGAGGTTTGCAGCCGCTGTTTACTGCAGCTTGTTCCCGTCAATAATGCCGATAAATCAGGAAGATATACCTTAACGGCAAGAAGTTTGCTTTCAGAGCAGCATCAGGCGGAAATTGATTTTTCAGCAGCGATGACTCAAGCGGCAATAGCCTGGCTTAAGGTTGATGAAGGGCAGGAAGAATTCAGCCGGGTGTTCGAGCTTTACCTTAAGGCCATCGCCCTGGCCGATCAGCTTGGCAGCACTAGTGCCAAAGTCAGGAGTTTATACCTGGCTTCCCAGGTGGCCCATTGGCTTGGTAATTATCAGGTGCAGCAGGAGTTTGTTACCCGGGTGATTGAGCTGAGTGAAAATGATCGGCAGCAATACCGGTTAAATGCCATTTTTGATTTAGGGGTCATTGCCTATGAAAATAAACAATTCGAACTCTCCAGCCGCTATTTAACCCGGGCCCGGGAACTGGCCCGGCTGCAAGGGCACAAGCTCATGCAGGCGAAAATTTTAAGCCGCCAGGGATTGATTGTCGGGGGGGAAGGGCGTCAGGTTGAGGCCGGACAATATTTTGAACAGGCTTACCGGGTTTTTATTTCCTCAGGAGACTGGCGCAGTACGATTGAAGGTTTGATCAATCTCGGCTGGTCCAATCTTCGTCACGGCGACCAGGGGCTTGCGCTTAATTATTACCACCAGGCAAGATCTTTTGCCGCCAAGGCGGAGTTGCCTAACCTGGAAGCCCAGGCACTGATCGGCATAGGCAGCAGCTATGGGCGTATGGGAGATATAGATCAGGCCATCAGTTTTATCGATCAGGCCTTAAGGCAGAGTGTGAAATTTTCCTATGTCTTTTTTCATGCCCGGGCGCTCCAGGCGAAGGCGCAGATATTGTTAAACGCCGGTATGTTTGAGTTGGCCAGGGACGTGTTTGAAGAGGCCTACCTGGCTTATGGCAAGGTAAATGCCGTGGCGGATCAAATCAATATCCGCTATTTCCTGGGGAAAGTACACAATAGCCTTGGCAGTTATCAAAAAGCGGAAGATTATTACCGGGAAGTGCTGGTTTACGATAAACAGACCGATAACCGCCTGGATATCGGCAGCGGCTATAACCGGCTGGCGGAAACGGCACTTGAACAAAAGCACTACGCCCGGGCGCTGGCCTACCAGCAGCAGGCACTGCATTATTTACAGGATGCCGATGACGAGCATGTCAAAGGCCGGCTTTATAGCCAATCTGCCATAGTGTACTTTTTTAATGGTTTAGTCGATGAGTCCGCAGCATATTTTAGCCAGGCCAGGCAGTTGCAGTTAAAACTCAATGATTATGCCGGTTTGATCACTACAGGTTACCGTATGGCGATAGCCGAAGCGGCCAGGGGGAATAAAAAGCAGGCGGTGCAAGCGCTTGAGCAGGCTATCGGCTATATTCAACAACAGCAGCAACATGTCAGTCTGGGCGATCTGCGGCGTAGTTTTCTGGCGCAACAACAAAAAATCATCGGTATGCAAATTGGACTGATGCGTGACACCCGCTCGGATGCGGCGGCGACACTTGAACTGTCGGAAATGTTCCGCTCGCAAACATTAAACGAATGGTTACGGGATCTCAGTGAAGCCAAACCTGTCCCTGCCGAGCTGGCAAAAAGCCGGGCCGAATTGCAGAAAACCCTGCGGTCGCAGGTCATCAGCTATCACCAGTTGGCGGATGCCGTCAGCCGGGAGCAGATCATCCGGGAAACAAGAAAAACCGCCTATCAGTTACAGCAACTGGAAGCGGCCTTTCAAACCGGTAAAACCGGCGATAAACCCGGGGACATTAAGTCTGCGGATATCGGGCAAATACAGCAGGGTTTAGATCTCAACTCGCTGATCTTATATTTCGATACCAATGCCGGTGAAAGTTATTTATGGACGGTAGCCAAAGATAATATCGAGCTTTACAGCCTGCCTTCGAACCAGGTGCTCTCTGATCAGGTACTGGCGGTATTGTTACAGGTGCGCGACGCTCCGGGCAGCAGGCATGGCAATCGCAGCAAGCAGCAAAAACAGGCGATTAAGCAGCTTTCCGATACCCTGTTTCTCGACAAGGATATCCCGTGGCAGCAATATGACAATTTACTGATAGTGCCTGACGGAGCCTTGAACTACCTGCCGCTGTCAATGCTAACCTTGCCCGGGCAGGGGTCCTTAGTGGAAAGCAAGCAGGTCAGCTATATGCCTTCTTTAGGGGTCTTATCCCAGCTATTAAGCCGTGAAGTGCAAAGCGGTGAAGGTAATAAAATTTTGCTGCTGGCCAATCCGGCAATGTTACCGGCGGGTAAAGGCAATAGCCAGTTTGCCCGCTTGCGGGCAGGGTTTGAAACCGGAGAATTGCCCTATACCGCAAAAGAAGCCAATTCTATTATTGAAATTGCCGGCAGCCGGGTGTCGCTGTTAAGCCGGAAAAATGCCAGTAAAAGTCAGTTACGCGCCCAGGCGCTTGCAGACTATCAGATCATACATTTTGCTACCCACGGCCTGGCCAGTACCGACGAACCGGCATTGGCGGGTTTAGTGCTTTCCAATGCCTTATCCAACGATAATTTGTTGCTGGCCCCTGAGATCATTAATCTTGATATAAATGCCGAGCTGGTGGTGTTAAGCGGCTGTGAAACCGCCCTGGGCCGTTTAATTGACGGGGAAGGGCTGCAGGGATTAAGCCGGGTATTTTTTGAAGCGGGTACCAGGCGGGTAGTGGCCAGTTTATGGTCGGTTCAGGATGACGCCACGGCGAAGCTTATGGGGGCGTTTTATCGCTTTTTACTTGAAGATAAAAAGGCCCCCGGGGAAGCGCTGCGCCTGGCCAAGCTGGAGGTGAAAAACTATCAGCGCAGGAACCGGCAAAAGCCCTGGAAAGACCCCTTCTATTGGGCTGGATTTGTTCTGCAGGGGCCGGGAGGTGCCTGGTTTGACTGAGCTGAGTGAAGCAGAAGTGGCGCGTACTTTGGTGGCGCGGATATTAAACGGCGAGCCGGCGGCGGAAGCTGAGATGGTGCAGCGCTATAACCGGGGTCTTGTCTTTATGTTGAATCACAGGTCGAAAAATCGTGCCCTGGCAGAAGATTTGGCGCAGGAAACCTGGCGGATTGTGATTGAAAAAGTGCGCGCGGGTGATCTCAAGGAGCCGGCCAAACTGGCGGCCTTTATCGTGCAGATAGGTAAAAACCAGTTATTGATGACCTACCGGGGCAGCCATCATAA
It includes:
- a CDS encoding helix-turn-helix domain-containing protein; the protein is MTLSFPDLLDLLLRFLAVGQLSLLSLYLLSDSRELKALLGSSLAVCLSAYLLLTAPVPDHHYGILRGILLFFTELTPYLLWYFALALLDKGLVNGGMLKEHRRPKRWPLTAKTLAAGAILWFVYFFGYLQGRGIFHDINHGVQLILLLHIIFIALKDLKDDLVTARRNSRLVLTLASCVYFSLILMLELGDASLRDATLFSLGNAGLVLLSTSLFSWYFFRDSFKDLTPLSSTVENQQEITDNTAPVIPVEYQAVYQQLCQQMANGLYMQSQLTIKALANELATPEHQLRKLINQHLGFRNFSDFLNSYRLVEACSQLEDIRHIRKPILTLALELGYGSVATFNRAFKAKTGRSPKEYRDHFQK
- a CDS encoding type II secretion system protein is translated as MKKNGFTLIELVTVIVILAVLAVVALPRFIDLSDDANKAVTASVMASFHGAAGQLHLKWNVLGEPSSIDVGGNTIPMSEEGYPDSSTADSDGCLEIWENIMDTSINIVVYPGTVATAEWSALRFGPACVYINHNGDVFNNIETPFFSYFPTTGTGVGFNLD
- a CDS encoding serine hydrolase domain-containing protein, translated to MIKLSKVKVLSLAVTGIFAIILIFAWPVYQTLAHKNKIAFLPFYRFIAIPKESPGQQILYNPVYQNAAEQMQALLTRHKNDINAPAISAAVAINDQLVWAGVSGWADIEAKIPASPQSQFRIGSTAKALTGTALARMVDANLIDLDQPISNYMQNLPNEQWRQITPRQLASHMAGLPHYKENTDYLGFYKTLTLSTRYEQVEDALSVFDSSELLFSPGKNFSYSSLGTVLLSAIMENAAATPYLDIMQQEVFTPSGMQSTMAEFKGENSDNLVNFYWNDEGRSQQVRKWRKVDLSHRLAGGGFISTSSDLVKMGMAVLRDDFISPATRKTFWTPQTLPDGSETPHGYSLGWRVLTRKLDSELGDITFANHGGVSRGAQSWLMVIPEYQMSVAVNINANTEVFWDFAKVSMQIAKAFIKVKIQAKIQERNHLYSKAANPPN
- a CDS encoding CHAT domain-containing protein; protein product: MKKYLSKKWGKLLAVSLVLVSYLLLLIWGGQAQALDKSAARSLEPGTAYSGIVGDRDSYFFSLASSQAMLLEVSQPNTDIKLVLSDTAFSPVNPGFAASIPARNWLPEKVLVSTEVCSRCLLQLVPVNNADKSGRYTLTARSLLSEQHQAEIDFSAAMTQAAIAWLKVDEGQEEFSRVFELYLKAIALADQLGSTSAKVRSLYLASQVAHWLGNYQVQQEFVTRVIELSENDRQQYRLNAIFDLGVIAYENKQFELSSRYLTRARELARLQGHKLMQAKILSRQGLIVGGEGRQVEAGQYFEQAYRVFISSGDWRSTIEGLINLGWSNLRHGDQGLALNYYHQARSFAAKAELPNLEAQALIGIGSSYGRMGDIDQAISFIDQALRQSVKFSYVFFHARALQAKAQILLNAGMFELARDVFEEAYLAYGKVNAVADQINIRYFLGKVHNSLGSYQKAEDYYREVLVYDKQTDNRLDIGSGYNRLAETALEQKHYARALAYQQQALHYLQDADDEHVKGRLYSQSAIVYFFNGLVDESAAYFSQARQLQLKLNDYAGLITTGYRMAIAEAARGNKKQAVQALEQAIGYIQQQQQHVSLGDLRRSFLAQQQKIIGMQIGLMRDTRSDAAATLELSEMFRSQTLNEWLRDLSEAKPVPAELAKSRAELQKTLRSQVISYHQLADAVSREQIIRETRKTAYQLQQLEAAFQTGKTGDKPGDIKSADIGQIQQGLDLNSLILYFDTNAGESYLWTVAKDNIELYSLPSNQVLSDQVLAVLLQVRDAPGSRHGNRSKQQKQAIKQLSDTLFLDKDIPWQQYDNLLIVPDGALNYLPLSMLTLPGQGSLVESKQVSYMPSLGVLSQLLSREVQSGEGNKILLLANPAMLPAGKGNSQFARLRAGFETGELPYTAKEANSIIEIAGSRVSLLSRKNASKSQLRAQALADYQIIHFATHGLASTDEPALAGLVLSNALSNDNLLLAPEIINLDINAELVVLSGCETALGRLIDGEGLQGLSRVFFEAGTRRVVASLWSVQDDATAKLMGAFYRFLLEDKKAPGEALRLAKLEVKNYQRRNRQKPWKDPFYWAGFVLQGPGGAWFD
- a CDS encoding BCCT family transporter → MSDRKDKYSIHSTSYTIGQDNIQKWGFDIHNPVFVASVGLVLFFLLAILISDAENAKSVLDGLKWQIISNFDLLFIWAGNIFVLFCLALAFSPFGRIRLGGADAKPRHSRLSWFAMLFAAGMGIGLMFWSVAEPVAYLTAWYKTPLHVEANTPEAARLALGATMYHWGFHPWAIYTLVALSLAFFSYNKGLPLSIRSIFYPLFGDKTWGWPGHLVDILAVLATLFGLATSLGLGAQQAASGMEHVFAIDNSITLQITVIAVVTALAVFSVVRGLEGGVKLLSKVNMLLALALLLFVIFNAFKITLGTIPITLIAYLENIIPLSNPHGREDQAWLQGWSVFYWAWWISWSPFVGMFIARVSKGRTIREFIIAVLLIPTLVTVVWISVYGGLAINQVMKGVGILAKEGITEVPLAMFQMFDQLPMSQVISVIAIVLVLVFFITSSDSGSLVIDSITAGGKIEAPMPQRVFWAVTEGVIAATLLWVGGTQAIEALQAGAVSTGLPFTLVLLLMCVSLVMGLKTERR
- a CDS encoding helix-turn-helix domain-containing protein, with the translated sequence MNLEDLLIFAVTMATLGQIVLSIPLLLADAKQRQTRLPLAAYFLATAVLATGPAFYLLLPAWYGLYIAAVFPAWFLLGPSFYLYVQALTCDSPWKIQGKHLLHFVPAGFGLVITGLILALPSAQRQAIFIDGVEADSGLPLVTVISVFLALIVWVVQSGYYVTRIVTRLSQYRKQLKDLFANNDNRELGWLYALLLLVVSTWILSLLAMMSDLALESTFTSRLEASLSLLLVWSLAYLGLRQKPGFEGRYGDSEALKINPLDDKRTNCSAGDTEETNRETTPSETKKAETGHNKKYQRSALSEEQALRIADKINAAMVQEQLYLDATLSLNKLAQHLAISPNYISQTLNETLDSTFFDFINQWRIKSAKPMIIDNNANVLTIALEVGFNARSSFYKAFKKETGMTPGDFRKSHAG